In Colletotrichum higginsianum IMI 349063 chromosome 1, whole genome shotgun sequence, one genomic interval encodes:
- a CDS encoding Succinate-semialdehyde dehydrogenase: MSGPRSRPTAPIESKSRHIRKSIRTDSKMADVFAKLQDKSLLVTSGLVAGEWKTGQDGKTFPVYEPSSATVLQECANLSRQDFVDAIESAKKGSANFHESTTAKERGALLRKWYDLVIANADDLALILSLENGKTFAEARGEVVYAASFISWFAEEATRSYGDTIPSSYANTTVLTFKEPVGVCGIITPWNFPAAMITRKIAPAFAAGCSVIVKPPSETPFSALALAKLALAAGIPSDIIHVVPTKDREASMELANNPVVKKLSFTGSTGVGKMLTKAAAGTMKRVSMELGGNAPFIVFDDADIDQAVEGALICKFRCSGQTCVVSTRVPQAYLTTHILLQLTHDYKCANRLLVHEKVQEEFIEKLVKRVKQYKLGRGIDEGTTQGPLVNAAAVKKVDAHVQDALKKGAVLHTGGKAPEGLEGYFYEPTVISGVTTEMEVAHDETFGPLAAIFSFKTEAEAVELANATEYGLAGYFFSKDISRVMRVARRLECGMLGVNTGLISAAEAPFGGVKESGLGREGSKYGLAEYQNIKSVTIGNLGFH, encoded by the exons ATGTCCGGCCCAAGATCTCGGCCCACTGCACCTATCGAATCAAAGTCAAGACACATACGAAAAAGCATACGGACGGATAGCAAGATGGCAGACGTCTTCGCCAAGCTCCAGGACAAGAGCCTGCTGGTCACTTCCGGCCTGGTCGCCGGCGAGTGGAAAACCGGACAGGACGGCAAGACGTTCCCCGTCTACGAGCCGTCCAGCGCGACGGTGCTGCAGGAGTGCGCCAACCTGAGCCGACAGGACTTTGTCGACGCGATCGAGAGCGCAAAGAAGGGATCCGCCAATTTCCACGAGTCAACGACAGCAAAGGAACGAGGGGCGCTGCTCCGCAAGTGGTACGACCTGgtcatcgccaacgccgacgaTT TGGCCCTGATTCTGTCCCTCGAGAACGGCAAGACTTTCGCCGAGGCCCGGGGCGAGGTGGTGTACGCGGCATCCTTCATCTCGTGgttcgccgaggaggcgacgCGGTCGTACGGCGACACGATCCCGTCGTCGTACGCCAACACGACGGTCCTGACGTTCAAGGAGCCCGTGGGCGTCTGCGGCATCATCACGCCGTGGAACTTCCCCGCGGCCATGATCACCCGCAAGATCGCGCCCGCGTTCGCCGCCGGGTgctccgtcatcgtcaagccGCCGAGCGAGACGCCCTTCAGCGCGCTGGCGCTCGCCAAGCTGGCGCTGGCCGCGGGCATCCCGTCCGACATCATCCACGTGGTGCCGACCAAGGACAGGGAGGCGTCCATGGAGCTGGCCAACAACCCCGTCGTGAAGAAGCTCAGCTTCACCGGCTCGACGGGCGTCGGCAAGATGCTTACCAAGGCCGCTGCGGGCACCATGAAGCGCGTGAGCATGGAGTTGGGGGGCAATGCGCCGTTCATCGTGTTTGACGATGCAGACATTgaccaggccgtcgagggcgcgtTGATCTGCAAGTTCAGATGCTCCGGCCAGACTTGCGTGGTAAGTACACGAGTCCCCCAGGCCTATCTAACAACAcacatcctcctccagctAACACATGACTACAAGTGTGCCAACAGACTACTAGTCCACGAGAAGGTTCAAGAAGAGTTCATTGAGAAGCTCGTCAAGCGCGTCAAACAATACAAGCTCGGCCGAGGCATCGACGAGGGCACCACCCAGGGACccctcgtcaacgccgccgccgtcaagaagGTCGACGCCCACGTCCAAGACGCGCTCAAGAAGGGCGCCGTCCTCCACACGGGCGGCAAGGCGcccgagggcctcgaggggtACTTCTACGAGCCGACGGTCATCAGCGGGGTCACCACGGAGATGGAGGTCGCGCACGACGAGACGTTCGGTCCTCTCGcggccatcttctccttcaagaccgaggccgaggcagTCGAGCTGGCCAACGCCACCGAGTACGGCCTCGCCGGGTACTTCTTCAGCAAGGACATCTCCCGCGTCATGCGCGTGGCGAGGCGGCTGGAGTGCGGCATGCTGGGGGTCAACACAGGCCTCAtcagcgccgccgaggcgccgttcggcggcgtcaaggagAGCGGGTTGGGCCGCGAGGGCAGCAAGTACGGCCTGGCGGAGTACCAGAACATCAAGTCAGTCACCATCGGCAACCTTGGCTTCCACTGA
- a CDS encoding Nuclear pore protein-like protein: MCSTASKSLFGGPTFSFDSLPYRPIDQTVIGGSKMSSSCTVVVTEQVTERITELISSPTIYLDDSGDLRLCVGGDVDEYPQDFVVCSRALGRSSPVLKAMLFGGFAESRPAADDGGEWTVDLPEDSTAAMEIVLNIVHGHFNLVPEKLPLMRLYDVLTITEKYDMTVIVRPWARSWMQAVRHQTDNAHLLCVAWELGDAEVFETMFKKMTYESMIDLQGRLVFGHSARIWKPGPEGYNFPIDRIQYLRPPEVFETIAKHRQALISAHLDHFVVLYRCLKEGCRYMKGYYHSSSDAEECNSMLLGSLVRCLGKGKVDITMPNPCESYRGNIESLEKATSAVKLLTIHRPSPANQCLKRIEEELAKGAVTAAETKGEMVVVRPELRGYLDKQSQKTGVAIPA; the protein is encoded by the exons ATGTGTTCAACCGCCTCCAAGAGCCTTTTCGGCGGCCCGACCTTCTCCTTTGACTCGTTACCTTACCGGCCCATTGACCAGACTGTCATCGGTGGAAGCAAGATGTCTTCCAGCTGTACGGTGGTTGTGACGGAGCAGGTGACGGAGCGCATCACGGAGCTCATCTCTTCGCCAACCatctacctcgacgacagcggcgacCTGAGACtctgcgtcggcggcgatgtcgacgagTACCCGCAAGACTTCGTCGTCTGCTCAAGGGCCCTCGGACGGAGTTCGCCGGTGCTGAAGGCGATGCTGTTCGGCGGGTTCGCCGAATCCcgtccggcggccgacgatggcggcgagtgGACAGTGGACCTGCCCGAGGACTCGAccgcggcgatggagatCGTGCTGAACATCGTCCATGGCCACTTCAACCTCGTCCCGGAGAAGCTGCCGCTGATGCGCCTCTACGACGTCCTCACCATCACGGAGAAGTACGACATGACGGTCATCGTCCGGCCCTGGGCCCGCTCGTGGATGCAGGCGGTCCGGCACCAAACCGACAATGCCCACCTGCTCTGCGTCGCGTGGGAGctgggcgacgccgaggtcttCGAGACCATGTTCAAGAAGATGACGTACGAGTCCATGATCGACCTGCAGGGGCGGTTGGTGTTTGGCCACTCGGCGCGGATCTGGAAGCCCGGGCCGGAAGGATACAACTTCCCCATTGACAGAATCCAGTATCTGCGACCGCCAGAGGTCTTTG AAACCATCGCCAAGCACCGCCAGGCCCTCATCTCCGCCCACCTGGACCACTTTGTCGTCCTGTACAGATGTCTCAAGGAGGGATGCCGATACATGAAGGGATACTACCACAGCTCCTCGGACGCAGAGGAGTGCAACAGCATGCTCCTCGGGTCGCTGGTGCGGTGCCTCGGGAAGGGCAAGGTCGACATCACCATGCCCAACCCGTGCGAGTCATATCGGGGAAACATCGAGTCCCTGGAGAAGGCAACGAGCGCCGTCAAGCTTCTGACGATCCACCGGCCCTCCCCCGCAAACCAGTGCCTAAAACGGATAGAAGAGGAGTTGGCCAAGGGtgcggtgacggcggcggagacgaAAGGGGAGATGGTCGTCGTCCGGCCGGAGCTTCGGGGATACCTCGACAAGCAATCCCAAAAGACGGGCGTCGCGATTCCTGCATAA
- a CDS encoding ATPase — protein MRLGDAFDKEALSEKAWQLRCKLLPRPEEVGRPIKDIEGGLADEDAKKQPPKNPTFGVDATVKTLYEGKNSCNGIYDWVDFPPKQMSKKAAENQDRPAIKVYKIKDMEKPVIGGRFSLTYHQICIQNPTLVAALEPILKKENFHIDPSDAATFDAPFRPLFFCYDDILELYRTTDDAAPLKGYLQLLVRTLDDMLGETREKKSRLQASGLISFKMAWTYLPRGSIVYSSACNTEMLCKVEDTAYERVDGLVVLGINCKILAFNGEAFVWTDHKLRIPRFAGNKPIRELDHYPLQFHENKREILQRTLDRGRRVLDLQGLTYCTYNGIAVGKKGKYNVEGRILVDVVGFNKYERTQGKREQDDAATRRNRVSQSQTHHQQDENDEGADESKSEKTGADISKHLGVHEQRKNKEEMLAREGDLMFMSPLIEGFALKNKVWLAFYVEDIEPIVWNDKAYDHLVYDEQQKDLVLSFVENHGLAHRNNAVEDVIVGKGQGLIILLSGPPGTGKTLTAEAVADKTHRPLFYLQAEDLGIDPSTLGDKVKRVFGMATEWNAVVLLDEADVFMAERNPNDVARNELVSIFLRELEYFRGIIFLTTNLYNTIDTAFRSRVSLHLLFKSLSRDARELIWRKFLGRLRYRNGSDGGDEAAEGDVGLLLSDEDVGELGQWQLNGREIKTAVKMVAKWCDHKGYEMSLARLENGIRVTSPHASKEKHAEDDDDLYN, from the exons ATGCGCTTGGGCGACGCGTTCGACAAGGAGGCCCTCTCGGAAAAGGCCTGGCAGCTGCGTTGCAAGCTGCTGCCCCGACCGGAGGAAGTCGGCCGGCCCATCAAGGATatcgagggcggcctcgcggacgaggacgccaagAAACAGCCGCCCAAGAACCCGACCTTTGGCGTCGATGCCACCGTCAAGACGCTCTACGAGGGCAAGAACAGCTGCAACGGCATCTATGACTGGGTCGACTTCCCGCCCAAGCAGATGagcaagaaggccgccgagaaccaGGACCGCCCCGCCATCAAGGTCTACAAGATCAAGGACATGGAGAAgcccgtcatcggcggccgcTTCTCGCTGACCTACCACCAGATCTGCATCCAGAACCCGACCCTGGTCGCCGCGCTGGAGCCCatcctcaagaaggagaacTTCCACATCGACCCCAGCGACGCGGCCACCTTTGACGCCCCCTTCCGCCCGCTGTTCTTCTGCtacgacgacatcctcgagcTGTACAGGAcgaccgacgacgccgccccgCTCAAGGGCTACCTGCAGCTCCTGGTGCGCACCCTGGACGACATGCTCGGCGAGACgcgcgagaagaagagccgGCTGCAGGCCAGCGGGCTCATCAGCTTCAAGATGGCCTGGACCTACCTGCCGAGGGGCTCCATCGTCTACAGCAGCGCCTGCAACACGGAGATGCTGTGCAAGGTCGAGGACACGGCGTACGagcgcgtcgacggcctcgtcgtgcTCGGCATCAACTGCAAGATCCTCGCCTTCAACGGCGAGGCCTTTGTCTGGACGGACCACAAGCTGCGGATCCCGCGGTTCGCCGGGAACAAGCCCATCCGCGAGCTGGACCACTACCCGCTGCAGTTCCACGAGAACAAGAGGGAGATCCTGCAGCGGACGCTCGACAGGGGAAGGAGGGTCTTGGACCTCCAGGGCTTGACGTACTGTACTTACAACGGCATCGCGGtggggaagaagggcaagtACAACGTCGAGGGTCGgatcctcgtcgacgttgtcGGGTTCAACAAGTACGAGCGGACCCAGGGGAAGCGGGAACAGGACGACGCCGCTACGCGACGGAACCGCGTCAGCCAGAGCCAAACCCATCATCAGCaggacgagaacgacgaAGGAGCCGATGAATCGAAATCCGAGAAGACGGGGGCCGACATCAGCAAGCATCTCGGCGTCCATGAGCAGCGGAAAAACAAGGAGGAGATGCTTGCCCGGGAAGGCGATTTGATGTTCATGTCTCCCTTGATCGAGGGGTTCGCGTTGAAGAACAAGGTCTGGT TGGCCTTTTACGTGGAAGACATCGAGCCGATCGTCTGGAACGACAAGGCGTACGACCACCTGGTCTACGACGAGCAGCAGAAGGACCTCGTCCTGTCGTTTGTCGAGAACCACGGCCTCGCCCACAGGAACAACGCCGTGGAGGACGTCATCGTGGGCAAGGGCCAGggcctcatcatcctcctcagCGGCCCGCCCGGCACGGGCAAGACGCtcacggccgaggccgtcgccgacaagaCGCACCGGCCGCTCTTCTACctgcaggccgaggacctcggcatcgacccGTCGACGCTGGGCGACAAGGTCAAGCGCGTGTTCGGCATGGCGACGGAGTGGAACGCCGTCgtgctgctcgacgaggccgacgtctTCATGGCGGAGCGGAACCCCAACGACGTGGCGCGCAACGAGCTCGTGTCCATCTTCCTGCGCGAGCTCGAGTACTTCCGCGGCATCATCTTCCTGACGACGAACCTGTACAACACCATCGACACGGCCTTCCGCAGCCGCGTGAGCCTGCACCTGCTCTTCAAATCGCTGAGCCGGGACGCGCGCGAGCTCATCTGGCGCAAGTTCCTGGGGCGCCTGCGGTATCGAAATGGGTCTGACGGGGGTGACGAAGCCGCGGAGGGCGACGTCGGACTGCTGctctcggacgaggacgtcgggGAGCTGGGCCAGTGGCAGCTCAACGGCCGCGAGATCAAGACGGCGGTCAAGATGGTGGCCAAGTGGTGCGACCACAAGGGCTACGAGATGAGCCTGGCGAGGCTGGAGAACGGCATCCGGGTGACGAGCCCGCACGCGAGCAAGGAGAAGCACgcggaggacgacgacgacctgtACAACTGA
- a CDS encoding Fungal specific transcription factor domain-containing protein, with translation MDATNRDTPQPTSPSAVAAAARRFRSASRAEAARTSNACQICRDKKVKCSGQRPCKYCAKRGLECVFSAAEKRKLYSVSQIRELEGKVAYYERRRRGTSSAPDAAASSPVLQPISPTWQTPLGELNPDIDAVHNDMDVPQDGSGLVLDGTVATPSTGPGLDQPRTTRSQSTFSPALERVRTGAATVNTSTTSPVRSGRAIAPESALSSSETFSSEIKTLLVSRSNPGSAASPFAGAATPVPHIDRRGLEALAVGPWPAEEDAHAMLDVVILNVGISQQLFDVRVFSDNLSTLYLDSSSAAAAAAAADVRLPEIWIVEALLVFAVGRLLQGKDDESGDLPGTAYFREAVKRTPLLSELRRHGVMGVEVMALTALYLQITDRKDDAYLHSNTALRLAISHGMHRANSGQSLRRPENVHKNRLWWSVYMQERQATSCGLSREDHKLTDYQEAMRRRGISHVHRGLRDHDQAAIRGPRLPLRHSPGGQRRSGEDHGKYHHEYETTENLVSASRVHGLTVAAAIYSQKDDAEATFINNVQGILHSLYEVEKTMPAEYSMEIKPSGLTVAGRPFMEAPTTTSRTSSSLYASVYSAVIHTVRPILLYMARNSRDPEREDPQSEVSPALVRLAEICVEAASKSLVILQELRKKEILAKNAFLDLDAAFSVGFVFVLVEAVSPGKGLGFKGVEGSRAILRYLVGLGNRAAASRLAELDQMCAHLSLSVRQPTGQTPQEEASSSFMDLLTQPFSFSSGYGNVEAGAGGVSRSVVAGGISNRESDVNGVATDGGCEAASQHDFGLSGADLASIPLEGENSLYWVYHTPGFSFTGVEQTDWEALENQIPWGSQQ, from the exons atgGACGCCACAAACAGAGACACCCCCCAACCGACGAGCccgtccgccgtcgccgccgccgccagacGCTTTCGCTCGGCTTCTCgagccgaggccgcccgcaCCTCTAACGCGTGCCAGATCTGCCGGGACAAGAAGGTCAAGTGCTCCGGCCAGCGGCCCTGCAAGTACTGCGCCAAGCGGGGGCTCGAGTGCGTCTTttccgccgccgagaagaggaAGCTCTACTCCGTCTC GCAGATCCGCGAACTCGAGGGCAAGGTTGCCTATTATgagcgccggcgccgcggcaCGTCGTCGGCTCCGGACGCCGCGGCGTCTTCCCCGGTGCTGCAGCCGATATCCCCTACGTGGCAGACGCCCTTAGGTGAGCTTAACCCGGATATAGATGCCGTTCATAATGACATGGACGTTCCGCAGGATGgcagcggcctcgtcctcgacggcaccgtcgccaCCCCCTCGACCGGTCCTGGCCTGGATCAGCCTCGAACGACCCGGTCTCAGTCAACCTTCTCCCCTGCGTTAGAGAGGGTACGGACCGGGGCGGCAACTGTAAACACATCCACAACGTCTCCCGTGCGTTCCGGTAGGG CAATCGCCCCAGAATCGGCGCTATCCTCGAGCGAGACCTTCAGCTCCGAGATCAAGACCCTCCTCGTGTCCCGCTCAAACCCGGGgtccgccgccagcccgttcgccggcgccgccacgCCCGTCCCGCACATCGACCGGCGCGGgctcgaggccctggccgTCGGGCCGTGgcccgccgaggaggacgcccACGCCAtgctcgacgtcgtcatcctcaacGTCGGCATCTCGCAGCAGCTCTTCGACGTCCGCGTCTTCTCGGACAACCTCTCGACGCTGTACCTCGATtcgtcctccgccgccgccgccgccgccgccgcggacgtACGGCTGCCGGAGATCTGGATCGTCGAGGCCTTGCTTGTGTTTGCCGTCGGTCGTCTCCTGCAGGGTAAAGATGACGAAAGCGGCGACCTCCCCGGGACGGCGTACTTCCGCGAGGCGGTGAAGCGCACGCCTTTGTTGAGCGAGCTGCGCAGACACGGTGTCATGGGGGTCGAGGTcatggccttgacggcgttgtATCTCCAGATCACGGACCGCAAAGACGATGCGTACCTACAT TCGAATACTGCGTTGCGGCTGGCAATAAGCCACGGCATGCACCGCGCCAACAGCGGCCAGAGCCTCCGGCGGCCCGAGAACGTCCACAAGAACAGGCTCTGGTGGTCCGTCTACATGCAAGAAAGGCAGGCAACAAGCTGTGGGCTATCACGCGAGGATCATAAACTGACAGACTACCAGGAGGCTATGCGCCGCCGGGGGATATCCCATGTCCATCGAGGACTACGCGATCACGACCAAGCCGCCATACGAGGTCCTCGGCTTCCCCTCCGCCACAGCCCTGGGGGTCAACGTCGAAGCGGCGAGGATCACGGGAAATATCACCACGAGTACGAGACAACGGAGAACCTGGTGTCTGCAAGCCGGGTACATGGACTGACCGTGGCAGCAGCAATCTACTCGCAAAAAGACGACGCGGAGGCCACCTTCATCAACAACGTCCAGGGCATCCTGCACTCGCTGtacgaggtcgagaagacgatgccggccGAGTACTCGATGGAGATCAAGCCATCGGGCTTGACCGTGGCCGGACGTCCGTTCATggaggcgccgacgacgacgtcaaggACCAGCTCGAGCTTGTACGCGTCGGTGTACTCG GCCGTGATTCACACCGTCCGCCCTATCCTGCTATACATGGCCCGCAACAGCCGGGACCCCGAGAGAGAAGACCCCCAGAGCGAGGTGAGCCCCGCATTGGTCCGGCTCGCGGAGATctgcgtcgaggccgccagcAAGAGTCTCGTCATCCTACAAGAGCTACGGAAGAAGGAGATTCTCG CAAAGAACGCCTTCctggacctcgacgccgccttctccgtcggcttcgtctttgtcctcgtcgaggccgtcagcCCGGGCAAGGGACTCGGCttcaagggcgtcgaggggtCGAGGGCGATCCTTCGGtacctcgtcggcctcggcaaccgggccgccgcgagccgcctcgccgagctcgaccagATGTGCGCGCACCTCTCGCTGTCTGTACGCCAACCGACTGGTCAAACGCCGCAGGAggaggcgtcgtcgtcgttcatGGATCTCCTGACGCAGCCattctccttctcgagcggCTACGGGAACGTCGAGGCGGGGGCTGGCGGAGTATCTCGCAGCGTCGTCGCGGGAGGGATAAGTAACCGAGAGAGCGATGTGAACGGGGTGGCTACGGACGGGGGCTGCGAGGCCGCCTCACAACACGACTTCGGGCTGAGCGGTGCCGATCTGGCGAGTATAcccctcgagggcgagaacAGCTTGTACTGGGTCTACCACACGCCGGGATTCTCGTTcaccggcgtcgagcagACCGACTGGGAGGCGTTGGAGAACCAGATACCTTGGGGCAGCCAGCAGTGA
- a CDS encoding Major facilitator superfamily transporter, with translation MANKKEDPPAALAEELEMGKKQDEEHVAFEQIDPEEEAALVRKLDRVLMPLMAFVYFFQYLDKQSINYASVFGLRQDLWLTGQDYSWAISPFYFGQLCSEYPAAYLMGRLPITLFVGVTIVVWGGVEMCLGAARDFRGLAAARFFLGFAEGAVSPAFIVITSNWYRRREHPVRVATWVSMSGVSQVLGGLMMYGIGGAAGLAMDRWRVMFLVSGGLTSACGIAFCALMPRDTTTAWFLSEREREVATRRLALDRGTRDRAEFNAKQMFEALRQPVTWMYMMMALCITLTTPILKFSSLVINGFGYSPFTTMLVGLPGGAISFVTIWASALIPRFFPGTRVYTSMGLSLVPLLGSAMLLALPLKGAEWAIVASTWLAACCSALLSSSASMMASNVKGNTKKSVVSAGFFVVYCVGCIVSPQAWTEADAPRYTKGCVLSIASWAALVVTYGVYGAALRRENARRDALAAEGRYEYDAGGHGGSGAEAVQMGVAVDSDLTDVQDKAFRYSL, from the exons ATGGCAAACAAAAAGGAAGACCCCCCGGCAGCCCTGGCTGAGGAGCTCGAGATGGGAAAGAAACAAGACGAGGAGCACGTCGCCTTTGAGCAGATCGaccccgaggaggaggccgcccTTGTCCGCAAGCTCGACCGAGTTCTGATGCCGCTCATGGCGTTTGTTTACTTCTTCCAGT ACCTTGACAAGCAGTCCATCAACTACGCCtccgtcttcggcctccGCCAGGACCTCTGGCTGACGGGCCAGGACTACTCGTGGGCCATCTCGCCCTTCTACTTCGGCCAGCTCTGCTCCGAGTACCCGGCCGCCTACCTCATGGGCCGGCTGCCCATCACGctcttcgtcggcgtcaccatcgtcgtctggggcggcgtcgagatgtgcctcggcgcggcgcgcgacTTCCGcgggctcgccgccgcccgcttcttcctcggcttcgccgagggcgccgtctcgcccgccttcatcgtcatcacgTCCAACTggtaccgccgccgcgagcacCCGGTCCGCGTCGCCACCTGGGTCTCCATGTCGGGCGTCTCGCAGGTTCTGGGGGGCCTGATGATGtacggcatcggcggcgccgcggggCTGGCCATGGACCGGTGGCGCGTCATGTTCCTCGTCAGCGGCGGGCTGACGTCGGCGTGCGGCATCGCCTTCTGCGCGCTCATGCCGCGGgacacgacgacggcctggtTCCTgagcgagagggagagggaggtggCCACGCGCCGGCTGGCGCTCGACCGCGGGACCCGGGACCGGGCCGAGTTCAACGCGAAGCAGATGTTCGAGGCGCTGCGGCAGCCGGTGACGTGGATGTACATGATGATGGCGCTCTGCATCACCCTCACGACGCCTATTCTCAAG TTCTCCTCGCTCGTCATCAACGGCTTCGGCTACTCCCCCTTCACGACCATGCTTGTCGGCctccccggcggcgccatcaGCTTCGTCACCATCTGGGCCAGCGCGCTGATCCCGCGCTTCTTCCCCGGCACGCGCGTCTACACCTCCATGGGCCTCTCGCTCGTGCCGCTCCTCGGCTCCGCCATGCTCCTCGCGCTGCCCCTCAAGGGCGCCGAATGGGCCATCGTGGCGAGCACCTGGCTCGCGGCCTGCTGCAGCGCGCTGCTCAGCTCGTCGGCATCCATGATGGCTTCCAACGTCAAgggcaacaccaagaagTCGGTCGTCAgcgccggcttcttcgtcgtctaCTGCGTCGGCTGCATCGTCTCGCCGCAGGCCTggaccgaggccgacgcgCCGCGGTACACCAAGGGCTGCGTCCTCAGCATCgcgagctgggcggcgcTCGTCGTCACTTACGGCGTCTACGGGGCCGCATTGCGCAGGGAGAACGCGCGGCGGGACGcgctcgcggccgaggggcgCTACGAGtacgacgccggcgggcacggcggcagcggcgcggAGGCGGTGCAGATGGGCGTCGCGGTGGACTCGGATCTGACGGACGTGCAGGACAAGGCGTTCAGGTACAGCCTGTGA
- a CDS encoding Protein tyrosine phosphatase-like protein, which produces MAEKHQTNAAGARTVYLTIYNALFASLWASILYTVVTTAASGGKLAVYDAAEARARWVQTLTLIEVVHSAVGLVRSPVSTTAIQVVARTIIVWMVCYSFPESTAPSAAYVALLLSWAVADTVRYAYLALNLHGKASDALVWLRYTMFYPLYPIGISSEFWLLYLAIEPASRVSAVLPPIFYFCLCLYVPGSYTMYTYMIKQRKKTLSRSSKSQ; this is translated from the exons ATGGCGGAGAAGCACCAAACCaatgccgccggcgccaggACCGTCTACTTGACGATTTACAACGCCCTCTTTGCCTCCCTCTGGGCCTCCATCCTCTACACCGtcgtcaccaccgccgctTCGGGCGGCAAGCTCGCCGTTtacgacgccgccgaggcccgcgCACGATGGGTGCAGACCCTTACTCTCATTGAGGTTGTGCACTCCGCCGTCG GACTCGTCCGGTCCCCCGTCAGCACCACCGCCATCCAGGTTGTTGCCCGCACCATCATCGTCTGGATGGTCTGCTACAGCTTCCCCGAGTCCACCgccccgtccgccgcctacgtcgcgctgctgctgtcctgggccgtcgccgacaccGTCCGCTACGCCTACCTGGCTCTGAACCTCCATGGTAAGGCTTCGGACGCCCTCGTCTGGCTGCG CTACACCATGTTCTACCCCCTTTATCCCATCGGCATCTCCTCCGAGTTCTGGCTGCTGTACCTCGCCATCGAGCCTGCCAGCCGCGTGAGCGCCGTGCTGCCCCCCATCTTCTACTTTTGCCTGTGCCTTTACGTACCGG GATCGTACACCATGTACACCTACATGATCAAGCAGCGCAAGAAGACgctgtcgaggtcgagcaaGTCGCAGTAG